The window TAAAAATGTTACCGTTGAAATATTAAAAAAAGATAGATATAGACGTCTAATAGCTAATGTGTTTTATGGAGATTCTATAAATCTTAATCATCAATTGGTTAAAAACGGATTGGCATGGCATTATGTGAAATATTCTAAAGATACTCTCTTACAAAATTTAGAGGATAGTGCTAAAAAAAACAGGTTGGGCTTATGGCAAGAGCAAAATGCTATTTCACCATGGCAATGGAGAGCTAATAAAAAAGAAGCATCTAGATTAAAAAAACTAAATAAAAATAAGGATTAAATATAAACCCAAGGTAAAATGAAGTTCTTAAAAGTCCTATTACTAGTTTTAACCTTTGCTTTTGCAAATAGTGCTATAGGTCAAACGGTTTACACCACTAAAACAGGAGAGAAGTACCATATATCTAATTGTCGGTATTTAAAATATTCTAAAAAGGAATACACCTTAGAAAAAGCTTTGGCACTTGGTTTTTCTGCTTGTTCCGTTTGTAAGCCAGGAAAGGGAACAACAACAGCGAATGCAATATCAAATAAAAAACAAACTAGTACAGTAAAAAGTACTACAGCTTTACAATGTATAGGAAAAACAAAATCAGGAAAACGTTGTAAACGTCAAACCAAAAATGCTAACCAAAGATGTTATCAGCATTGAAAACAGGAGTGAAGGTGTGGTTTTACAACTTGTAGCGTAAAAATCAAGAAACTTCTAAAAGTGTTTGCTATTAAAAAAAGACTATATTTATAAAATAAAATTGAAAGTAATTAATCTTAAAATATAAAGTCATGGCTAAATCACAAGATTCAAAAAAGAACGTAAAAAAGGAAGCAGCATTGTCTCCAAAAGAGAAGAAAGCTGCCAAATTAGCTAAAAAAGCAGCTCGTAAATAACGAGTTACCTATAGTTTTATAAAAACCACTCTAATTAGAGTGGTTTTTTGTTTTAAAGCTTTTATCTTTAGTGTTATCAATAATAAATTTGTAAAAACGTTTAAAAATTATGGATATAAAATTAGCAGTACTTATTGATGGAGATAACATACCATCTGCTTATGTAAAAGAGATGATGGAAGAAATTGCTAAGTATGGTAACCCAACTATAAAGCGTATTTATGGAGATTGGACTAAGCCAAACCTGAACAAATGGAAAAGTTTGTTGTTAGAAAACGCGATTACACCAATACAACAATACGGCTATACGACGGGTAAAAATGCGACGGATTCTGCCATGATTATTGATGCTATGGACATTTTATATTCAGAAAAAGTAGATGGCTTCTGCTTGGTTTCTAGTGATAGTGATTTTACGCGCTTGGCTACGCGTTTACGTGAAGCAGGCATGAAAGTGTATGGGATTGGAGAAAAGAAGACCCCAAACCCTTTTATAGTAGCTTGTGATAAGTTTATTTATATCGAAATTCTTAAAAATGAATCGGAAGAAAGTACCTCTGAAACGACAACTAAGTCTTCAGCTCCAAAAAATAATTACGATACCATTACTGCAAAAGAAATTAAGTTTATCACATCAACCATAGACGATGTGTCAGATGATGATGGTTGGGCTTTTTTAGGTGATGTTGGAAGTTTATTACAAAAGAAACAACCTAATTTTGACTCTAGGAATTATGGTTTTCAGAAGCTAACTCCTTTAATAAAGTCTATTTCTACGTTTGAAATCGAAAGACGCGAAGCTTCTAAAGGGCGGACAAAATTGATTTATGTACGTATCAAACGCGGGAAAAAATAAACATAAGATGTTAGCATTGTAAGGGAGGCGTTATTAATTTAAAAATCTCGTAATTTCAATGCTCTATTTTTTTTAGCATTGAGCAATGCAGACAGTTTTAAAAACAGTACAGCTGTTAAATATGCATCTCCAGAAGCAGTGTGACGATCGTGCATGACAATATTATACGTGTTGCATAGTGTGTCTAAGCTATAGTGTTTTTGATCTTTGACGTATTTTGTTTTTTTGTAGAGTTGTCCTGTATCAATAACCTTGTTTTTTAACTTAGGTAA is drawn from Psychroserpens sp. NJDZ02 and contains these coding sequences:
- a CDS encoding thermonuclease family protein; translation: MNSKVRPTILTGKVIGIMDGDTFKLLTKDATTVKIRLANIDCPEKKQPFSTNAKRFVSEAIFNKNVTVEILKKDRYRRLIANVFYGDSINLNHQLVKNGLAWHYVKYSKDTLLQNLEDSAKKNRLGLWQEQNAISPWQWRANKKEASRLKKLNKNKD
- a CDS encoding NYN domain-containing protein yields the protein MDIKLAVLIDGDNIPSAYVKEMMEEIAKYGNPTIKRIYGDWTKPNLNKWKSLLLENAITPIQQYGYTTGKNATDSAMIIDAMDILYSEKVDGFCLVSSDSDFTRLATRLREAGMKVYGIGEKKTPNPFIVACDKFIYIEILKNESEESTSETTTKSSAPKNNYDTITAKEIKFITSTIDDVSDDDGWAFLGDVGSLLQKKQPNFDSRNYGFQKLTPLIKSISTFEIERREASKGRTKLIYVRIKRGKK